In Anaerobacillus alkaliphilus, one genomic interval encodes:
- a CDS encoding uracil-DNA glycosylase produces MIKNDWFQLLKEEFEKPYFKQIEQILQNEAGPVYPNQEDRFNALSSTSYENTKVVILGQDPYHGPGQAHGLSFSVQKGVKVPPSLKNIYKELEADLGHPIPTHGNLQAWANQGVLLLNTVLSVREKTPNSHKGIGWEIFTDKIISLLNEREQPVVFILWGKHAAQKRTLITEPHHLILESAHPSPFSANRGFFGSQPFSVANHFLQEKGLSKIDWRIPNQYDKEK; encoded by the coding sequence ATGATAAAAAATGATTGGTTCCAACTTCTAAAAGAAGAATTTGAAAAACCGTACTTTAAACAAATAGAACAAATCTTACAAAACGAAGCAGGTCCTGTGTACCCAAACCAAGAAGATCGTTTTAATGCGCTAAGCTCTACTTCTTATGAAAATACGAAAGTTGTTATCCTAGGACAGGACCCTTACCATGGCCCAGGTCAAGCGCATGGGTTGAGCTTTTCTGTTCAAAAAGGTGTGAAAGTACCGCCAAGCTTAAAGAACATCTATAAAGAGTTAGAGGCAGACTTAGGTCATCCAATCCCTACTCATGGGAATTTGCAAGCGTGGGCAAACCAAGGGGTGCTCTTATTAAATACGGTCTTAAGTGTAAGAGAAAAAACTCCAAATTCCCACAAGGGAATTGGTTGGGAGATCTTCACCGATAAGATTATATCCTTACTTAATGAGCGAGAACAACCAGTCGTCTTTATTCTATGGGGCAAACATGCCGCGCAGAAACGTACGCTGATTACAGAGCCGCATCATCTGATCCTTGAGTCCGCGCACCCAAGTCCGTTTTCGGCAAACCGCGGCTTCTTCGGTAGTCAACCGTTTTCGGTAGCCAACCATTTTTTACAGGAAAAAGGATTGTCAAAAATTGACTGGAGAATTCCAAATCAGTACGATAAAGAAAAGTGA
- the mutT gene encoding 8-oxo-dGTP diphosphatase MutT encodes MKAINVVGAVIQNEQGEILCALRSSTMSMPNLWEFPGGKIKEGEAPEEALVREIQEELGCRLQVGELVANIVHEYPTIKVRLLTYHAKIIEGEPKALEHAELRWVSKDHLTSIEWAPADLPTVARVVE; translated from the coding sequence ATGAAAGCAATAAACGTTGTTGGTGCCGTTATCCAGAACGAACAAGGCGAAATTTTGTGCGCCTTACGCTCTTCAACCATGTCGATGCCAAACCTATGGGAATTCCCTGGAGGTAAAATTAAAGAAGGCGAGGCTCCTGAAGAAGCTCTCGTGCGGGAAATTCAAGAAGAGCTGGGCTGCAGACTACAAGTCGGTGAGTTGGTTGCCAACATTGTACACGAGTATCCTACGATTAAAGTGAGGCTGCTTACCTACCACGCCAAGATTATTGAAGGTGAACCAAAAGCGCTAGAGCATGCGGAGCTGCGTTGGGTTAGCAAGGACCATTTAACCTCTATTGAGTGGGCTCCGGCAGATTTGCCAACGGTGGCGAGGGTAGTGGAGTAG
- a CDS encoding glycine--tRNA ligase has translation MSKVTMDQIVSHAKHRGFIFPGSEIYGGLANTWDYGPLGVELKNNVKKAWWQKFIQESPYNVGLDAAILMNPRTWEASGHIGNFNDPMIDCKKCKARHRADKIIEIALDAKGIEMVVDGLSFEKMEELIHEHNIACPDCGAMDYTSIRQFNLMFKTFQGVTETSTNEIFLRPETAQGIFVNFKNVQRTMRKKLPFGIGQIGKSFRNEITPGNFTFRTREFEQMELEFFCKPGEELKWFDFWKEEADKWLSGLGLSKENVRMRDHADDELSHYSNATTDFEYKFPFGWGELWGVASRTDFDLKQHMEFSGEDFNYLDQETNERYIPYCIEPSLGADRVTLAFLIDAYKEEELEDGTSRTVMQLHPALAPFKAAVLPLSKKLSEGANAVFADLAKHFMVDYDEAGSIGKRYRRHDEIGTPFCITYDFDSQEDNMVTVRDRDTMEQTRVAIAELKSFLEAKMQF, from the coding sequence ATGTCAAAGGTAACAATGGATCAAATCGTATCACATGCAAAGCACCGCGGGTTTATCTTCCCTGGGTCTGAAATCTACGGAGGATTAGCAAACACATGGGATTACGGTCCTCTAGGTGTTGAGCTTAAGAACAATGTGAAGAAAGCTTGGTGGCAAAAATTTATTCAAGAGTCGCCATATAATGTTGGTCTTGATGCAGCTATCTTGATGAACCCTCGTACGTGGGAAGCATCAGGTCATATTGGCAACTTTAACGACCCGATGATTGACTGTAAGAAATGTAAAGCAAGACACCGTGCTGACAAGATCATTGAAATTGCGTTAGACGCTAAAGGAATTGAAATGGTTGTTGATGGTCTTTCTTTTGAAAAAATGGAAGAGCTAATCCACGAACATAACATTGCTTGTCCTGATTGTGGAGCGATGGATTACACGTCAATTCGTCAGTTCAACTTAATGTTTAAAACTTTCCAAGGGGTAACGGAAACAAGTACAAATGAAATCTTCCTTCGTCCTGAAACAGCACAAGGGATTTTTGTAAACTTTAAAAATGTGCAAAGAACGATGCGCAAAAAGTTACCGTTTGGTATTGGTCAAATCGGGAAGAGTTTCCGTAATGAAATTACACCAGGAAACTTCACGTTCCGTACTCGTGAGTTTGAACAAATGGAGCTTGAGTTTTTCTGTAAGCCAGGTGAAGAACTAAAATGGTTCGATTTCTGGAAAGAAGAAGCTGATAAATGGTTATCTGGACTTGGCTTGTCAAAGGAAAATGTACGTATGCGTGATCATGCTGATGATGAGTTATCTCACTACAGTAATGCAACTACTGACTTTGAATATAAGTTCCCATTTGGTTGGGGCGAGCTTTGGGGTGTTGCATCTCGTACTGATTTTGACTTAAAGCAGCATATGGAGTTCTCAGGTGAAGACTTCAACTACCTTGATCAAGAAACAAACGAGCGCTACATTCCATACTGCATTGAGCCTTCACTAGGTGCTGACCGTGTAACATTAGCGTTCCTAATTGATGCTTATAAAGAAGAAGAGTTAGAGGACGGAACAAGCCGTACAGTAATGCAGTTACACCCAGCATTAGCACCTTTTAAAGCTGCAGTACTGCCGTTATCGAAAAAATTATCTGAAGGTGCCAATGCCGTATTTGCTGATTTAGCAAAACACTTCATGGTTGATTACGACGAAGCAGGCTCAATCGGGAAACGTTACCGTCGCCATGATGAGATCGGCACACCATTCTGTATCACGTATGACTTCGACTCACAAGAAGACAACATGGTAACAGTACGTGACCGTGACACAATGGAACAAACTCGCGTAGCAATTGCAGAATTAAAGAGCTTTTTAGAAGCAAAAATGCAGTTTTAA
- a CDS encoding YfhD family protein: MGRARKQKARDKNKQSLPQTPRKDIATTDDDLQWAKEIDGKYDERD, from the coding sequence ATGGGACGCGCACGCAAACAAAAAGCACGCGATAAAAACAAGCAAAGCTTACCGCAAACACCTCGTAAAGACATCGCAACTACTGACGATGATCTACAGTGGGCAAAAGAAATTGACGGAAAGTATGACGAGAGAGATTGA
- the pgmB gene encoding beta-phosphoglucomutase: MVKKLEAVIFDLDGVIANTVELYFIAGKRLADELNVSYERQLNQRLQGLNRYKTVEIMLGSKLDLYTQEEIHEIGDRKSLYYRELLGSLSAKDLLPGMVEFLKELKTHDIKTGLASSSSNAHTVVEKLGIENYLDYIVDIKQIKHGKPSPEIFIAAAKGLSVDRRKCVAIEDGEAGLTGILKAEMFAVGVGAHKEMQRAHWQVDKTSEITYERLCEKWEEYQQGLD, encoded by the coding sequence ATGGTAAAGAAGCTAGAAGCAGTGATTTTTGACCTTGATGGTGTTATTGCAAACACTGTTGAGCTCTATTTTATAGCTGGAAAACGACTGGCAGATGAACTAAACGTTTCATATGAACGGCAATTAAATCAGAGGCTTCAAGGACTTAATCGCTATAAGACAGTCGAGATCATGTTAGGGAGTAAACTAGATCTCTACACGCAAGAGGAAATCCATGAAATAGGAGACCGTAAGTCCTTATATTACCGTGAGTTACTAGGTAGTCTTTCTGCTAAAGACCTTCTTCCAGGAATGGTTGAATTTCTAAAGGAGTTAAAAACACATGACATTAAAACGGGACTAGCATCTTCAAGTTCGAATGCACATACTGTGGTAGAGAAGCTAGGTATAGAAAATTATTTAGATTATATCGTCGATATCAAACAAATAAAACATGGCAAGCCAAGTCCTGAGATATTTATAGCAGCAGCAAAAGGTCTTAGTGTAGATCGAAGAAAATGTGTCGCCATTGAAGATGGAGAAGCAGGTCTAACAGGTATTTTAAAAGCTGAGATGTTTGCAGTAGGTGTTGGTGCCCATAAAGAAATGCAGCGAGCGCACTGGCAAGTGGACAAAACAAGTGAAATTACTTACGAAAGACTATGTGAAAAGTGGGAAGAGTATCAGCAAGGGTTAGACTAG
- a CDS encoding ABC transporter permease subunit, producing MHVVDALKATGANCIQVMWFAVLPQDIPEFSSYALYRYEIDVRSSSVLGIVGAGGIGAPLILASNQRNWEAVGMMLIIIIVTVTIIDIVSSSIRRRLV from the coding sequence ATGCATGTGGTTGACGCACTAAAAGCAACAGGTGCAAACTGTATTCAAGTAATGTGGTTTGCGGTTTTACCTCAAGATATTCCGGAGTTTTCATCCTATGCATTGTACCGCTATGAGATTGACGTCAGGTCATCATCGGTTCTAGGGATCGTTGGTGCTGGAGGGATTGGGGCCCCATTAATTCTGGCTTCTAACCAGCGAAACTGGGAAGCGGTCGGAATGATGTTGATCATTATTATTGTGACAGTTACAATTATTGATATCGTGAGTTCTTCAATAAGAAGAAGATTGGTGTAA
- a CDS encoding PhnE/PtxC family ABC transporter permease → MSNGPIIVQRPDTTKYWIRFTLITLFMAFLYYIAFTQTDLASRARPGQAWLILRRLFWEPFFTEKVLTQVPMYLDFMLETVAIAYAGTLIGSILAIPVGFLAANNVAGHFSAVGKSILNAIRAFSEIMFAIIFVSAVGMGPFAGVLAIGC, encoded by the coding sequence ATGAGTAATGGTCCAATTATCGTACAAAGACCAGACACAACCAAATATTGGATCCGTTTTACCCTTATTACCTTATTTATGGCATTTCTCTATTACATTGCTTTTACCCAAACAGATCTTGCCTCAAGAGCACGACCAGGACAAGCTTGGTTAATTCTAAGAAGATTATTTTGGGAGCCATTCTTTACAGAAAAGGTGTTAACGCAAGTTCCGATGTATCTTGACTTTATGTTAGAAACAGTCGCAATTGCCTATGCTGGTACCTTAATTGGTTCGATATTAGCTATTCCAGTTGGCTTTTTAGCTGCAAATAATGTGGCTGGACACTTTTCTGCCGTAGGAAAATCGATTTTAAACGCAATTCGAGCGTTTTCGGAAATCATGTTTGCGATTATCTTCGTTTCTGCCGTCGGAATGGGTCCATTTGCCGGGGTATTAGCGATCGGATGTTAG
- a CDS encoding PhnE/PtxC family ABC transporter permease codes for MFLFSLGILVKLISETVEAIDPGPLEAIRATGGNIIQIIWFGAIPQILPQYVSYSLYVLEINVRASVVLGFVGAGGVGLILKQQLSLFNYGNVSTIIFLTFVGVTVIDVVSTNVRKRLV; via the coding sequence TTGTTCTTATTTTCATTAGGGATACTTGTAAAATTAATTAGTGAGACTGTGGAGGCGATTGATCCTGGGCCACTAGAAGCAATTCGAGCTACAGGCGGAAATATTATTCAAATAATTTGGTTCGGTGCTATCCCACAAATTTTGCCCCAGTATGTTTCTTATTCTTTATATGTACTTGAAATTAATGTTCGTGCTTCTGTTGTATTAGGATTTGTTGGTGCCGGTGGCGTCGGCTTAATTTTAAAACAGCAGCTGTCCTTATTTAACTATGGTAACGTATCCACCATTATATTTTTAACATTTGTAGGGGTTACCGTGATTGATGTAGTAAGTACGAATGTAAGAAAGAGGTTAGTATAA
- a CDS encoding PhnD/SsuA/transferrin family substrate-binding protein, with translation MGFVPSQDADKIADTVEPLAERLSEVLGVDIQAQVLVDYTGLVEG, from the coding sequence ATGGGATTTGTACCGTCTCAAGACGCTGACAAAATTGCAGACACAGTTGAACCGTTAGCTGAACGTCTTTCCGAGGTATTAGGGGTAGATATCCAAGCACAAGTACTAGTAGATTACACAGGACTTGTAGAAGGGTAA